Proteins co-encoded in one Bremerella sp. TYQ1 genomic window:
- the gmhB gene encoding D-glycero-beta-D-manno-heptose 1,7-bisphosphate 7-phosphatase, whose product MAIDTKIWTGPGRPAVFLDRDGTINEEVKYLGSPHQLRLIPGAGEAIARLNNVGIPVIVVTNQSGIARGYYTEDDVQDVHNYMDKLLADHGASVSAYYYCPHHPDAIVKKYAVDCECRKPRTGMLSAAAAQENVSLSQAYMVGDKRSDLRAARNSGARGILVRTGYGKQTEEELLREAESTGAALVTNIVDDLSAAVDQILTTLGQNQPQSVKPPKFATTFRHHRPEIGRSYPHQ is encoded by the coding sequence ATGGCGATTGATACGAAGATCTGGACTGGACCTGGCCGACCGGCTGTTTTTCTGGACCGCGACGGAACCATTAACGAAGAGGTCAAGTACCTCGGTTCGCCTCATCAGTTGCGTCTGATCCCAGGCGCCGGAGAAGCAATCGCTCGTTTGAACAACGTTGGTATTCCAGTCATCGTTGTTACGAATCAGTCGGGCATCGCGCGGGGTTACTATACCGAAGACGATGTCCAAGACGTGCACAACTATATGGACAAGCTGCTGGCCGATCATGGCGCGTCGGTGAGTGCGTATTACTACTGCCCTCATCATCCTGATGCGATCGTGAAGAAGTATGCTGTCGACTGCGAATGCCGCAAGCCGCGTACTGGAATGCTTAGTGCAGCGGCCGCCCAGGAAAACGTTTCCCTCAGTCAGGCCTACATGGTCGGTGACAAGCGATCTGACTTGCGTGCCGCGCGGAATTCCGGGGCCCGAGGCATTCTTGTCCGCACCGGCTACGGTAAGCAAACCGAAGAAGAGCTTCTCCGTGAAGCCGAGTCGACGGGGGCCGCTTTGGTAACGAACATCGTCGACGACTTGTCCGCCGCGGTCGATCAGATTTTGACTACGCTAGGACAGAATCAACCGCAAAGCGTCAAGCCACCGAAGTTCGCGACTACTTTTCGTCATCATCGACCGGAGATAGGTCGATCGTACCCTCACCAATAG